Within the Mycobacterium gordonae genome, the region TAAAGCCTTCTTCGGCGCCGCCGACGACGCCGACCTGCAACACCGGGTGGGCCGAATGGTGGCGAGCACGTCCGCCTTCGGCGCCAACCAGAACATAGACACCGTGCCGACCAGCCGCTACGTGATCAGCACACCCTTCCGGGACCAGTGAGGAAGCGCAGATGACAACTCTCGACGACGCGGTGGCATTGGCAACGTCCGAAAACGGCCTCGCGGTGATCTCCACCGCCCGCGCCGACGGCACCGTGCAGGCATCGCTGGTCAACGTCGGCCTGTTGCCGCATCCGGCCGGGGGACAACCCGTCCTCGGCTTCACGACCTACGGGAAGGTCAAGCTGGCCAACCTGCGTGCCCGGCCACAGCTGGCGGTCACCTTCCGCACCGGCTGGCAATGGGCCACCGTGGAAGGCCGCGCGGAGTTGGCCGGCCCGGACGACGCACCCACCTGGCTCACCGATCCAGACTTGTTGCGTCTGCTGCTGCGTAATGTCTTCACCGCGGCCGGTGGCACCCACGACGACTGGGACGAGTACGACCGGGTCATGGCGCAGGAGCGGCGCGCGGTGGTGTTGATCGAGCCGAGCCGGGTGTACAGCAACCGATAGGGTTGGTATCCGTGACGCTGCTGATCAATGACGAAAACCGCGTGCGCACGCTGACATTGAACCGACCCGAGGCCCTCAACGCGTTCAATGAAGCGCTCTACGACGCCACCGCCCAGGCCCTGTTGGATGCCGCCGAGGATCCCGAGGTCGCTGTGGTGCTGCTGACCGGCGCCGGCCGCGCCTTCAGCGCCGGAACCGACCTGGCCGACATGCAGGCGATGATCTCCGACCCCGACTTCACG harbors:
- a CDS encoding TIGR03618 family F420-dependent PPOX class oxidoreductase; amino-acid sequence: MTTLDDAVALATSENGLAVISTARADGTVQASLVNVGLLPHPAGGQPVLGFTTYGKVKLANLRARPQLAVTFRTGWQWATVEGRAELAGPDDAPTWLTDPDLLRLLLRNVFTAAGGTHDDWDEYDRVMAQERRAVVLIEPSRVYSNR